The following proteins come from a genomic window of Lolium rigidum isolate FL_2022 chromosome 5, APGP_CSIRO_Lrig_0.1, whole genome shotgun sequence:
- the LOC124653633 gene encoding myb-related protein Hv1-like translates to MGRSPCCEKAHTNKGAWTKEEDDRLTAYIKAHGEGCWRSLPKAAGLLRCGKSCRLRWINYLRPDLKRGNFSEEEDELIIKLHSLLGNKWSLIAGRLPGRTDNEIKNYWNTHIRRKLMSRGIDPVTHRSINEQHGSNITISFEAAAAAAREDNKGAVFRRDEPKMAPAAITHQMEWGQGKPLKCPDLNLDLCISPPIQEEKPVVKREAGVGVCFSCSLGGLPKSTDCKCSSFLGFRTAMLDFRSLEMK, encoded by the exons ATGGGGAGGTCGCCGTGCTGCGAGAAGGCGCACACCAACAAGGGCGCGTGGaccaaggaggaggacgaccggCTCACCGCCTACATCAAGGCCCACGGCGAGGGCTGCTGGCGCTCTCTGCCCAAGGCTGCGGGACTCCTCCGGTGCGGCAAGAGCTGCCGTCTCCGGTGGATCAACTACCTGCGGCCCGACCTCAAGCGTGGCAACTtcagcgaggaggaggacgagctcatcatcaagctccacagcCTCCTGGGCAACAA ATGGTCCCTGATCGCCGGGAGACTGCCGGGGAGGACGGATAACGAGATCAAGAACTACTGGAACACGCACATCAGGCGGAAGCTGATGAGCCGGGGCATCGACCCGGTGACGCACCGGTCGATCAACGAGCAGCACGGGTCCAACATAACCATATCGTTCGAGGCGGCAGCCGCGGCGGCCAGGGAGGACAACAAGGGCGCCGTGTTCCGGCGAGACGAGCCCAAGATGGCCCCGGCGGCGATCACCCACCAGATGGAGTGGGGCCAGGGGAAGCCGCTCAAGTGTCCGGACCTGAACCTGGACCTCTGCATCAGCCCCCCGATCCAAGAGGAGAAGCCGGTGGTGAAGCGGGAGGCCGGCGTCGGCGTCTGCTTCAGCTGCAGCCTGGGCGGCCTGCCCAAGAGCACCGACTGCAAGTGCAGCAGCTTCCTCGGCTTCCGGACCGCCATGCTCGACTTCAGAAGCCTCGAAATGAAATGA
- the LOC124658403 gene encoding protein POLLENLESS 3-LIKE 2-like: MQQQQQHQLEQWLSAGGGVGGMLRPTKSAPCSPVKPLAAPGPSQAAMLRTHSDSFHVAHKVPVGDTPYVRAKRVQLVDKDPEKAIALFWGAINAGDRVDSALKDMAIVMKQQNRAEEAIEAIKSLRSRCSDQAQESLDNILLDLYKRCGRLDDQILLLKHKLQLIHQGHAFNGKRTKTARSQGRKFQVTLEQEATRLLGNLGWALMQKENYTEAEGAYRRALIIGPDNNKMCNLGICLMKQGRVHEAKDVLKQVRPAGVDGLRGADSHLKAYERAQEMLRDLEVKLVGRPGWEQLAVDKNWLFDALRMGSSSSIWQPQPCIDHLMPPQPQPHPRGGDQFADENAASNKMVPPPQQQLLQPNLNIDARPFYSHRMPPLAAKPQPQNAPRQQQLQLQQQKAPPAQMHHDPMGNLKRTRSGTAMDKAAAAAVGEKTKEQSSNSEADKDVNGGRRKSLTAEERWPELPDHSAFDEALVASVIAPVLDDDENCNNNAKPVAVPSPASCCDTSPAALKEKVGKRLRIFQDITQTLNAL; this comes from the exons atgcagcagcagcagcagcaccagctCGAGCAGTGGctctccgccggcggcggcgtgggcgggaTGCTGCGGCCGACCAAGTCGGCGCCCTGCTCGCCCGTCAAGCCCCTGGCGGCGCCGGGGCCATCGCAGGCGGCCATGCTGCGGACGCACTCCGACTCCTTCCACGTCGCCCACAAGGTCCCCGTCGGTGACACGCCCTACGTCCGCGCCAAGCGCGTCCAG CTGGTGGACAAGGACCCCGAGAAGGCGATCGCGCTGTTCTGGGGCGCCATCAACGCCGGCGACCGCGTCGACAGcgcgctcaaggacatggccatcGTCATGAAGCAGCAGAACCGCGCCGAGGAGGCTATCGAGGCCATCAAGTCCCTCCGCAGCCGCTGCTCCGACCAGGCGCAGGAGTCGCTCGACAACATCCTGCTCGACCTCTACAAG AGGTGCGGGCGTCTGGACGACCAGATCTTGCTGCTCAAGCACAAGCTGCAGCTCATCCACCAGGGACACGCCTTCAACGGCAAGCGCACCAAGACGGCCCGCTCCCAGGGCCGCAAGTTCCAGGTCACCCTCGAGCAAGAGGCCACCAGGCTCCTC GGCAACCTTGGGTGGGCGCTGATGCAGAAGGAGAACTACACGGAGGCGGAGGGCGCCTACCGGCGGGCGCTGATCATCGGCCCGGACAACAACAAGATGTGCAACCTGGGCATCTGCCTCATGAAGCAGGGCCGGGTGCACGAGGCCAAGGACGTGCTCAAGCAGGTGCGCCCCGCCGGCGTCGACGGCCTCCGCGGCGCCGACTCCCACCTCAAGGCCTACGAGCGCGCGCAGGAGATGCTCCGGGACCTCGAGGTCAAGCTCGTCGGCCGCCCCGGATGGGAGCAGCTCGCCGTCgacaagaactggctcttcgacgcCCTGCGAATGGGCTCCTCCTCCAGCATCTGGCAGCCGCAGCCCTGCATCGACCACCTCATGcccccgcagccgcagccgcaccCGCGCGGTGGCGACCAGTTCGCCGACGAGAACGCCGCGAGCAACAAGATGgtgccgccgccgcagcagcagctgctgcagcCTAACCTCAACATCGACGCGCGGCCGTTCTACTCGCACCGGATGCCCCCGCTGGCTGCCAAGCCGCAGCCGCAGAACGCGCCGCGCCAGCAGCAGCTGCAGCTGCAGCAGCAGAAGGCGCCACCGGCTCAGATGCATCACGATCCCATGGGCAACCTGAAGAGGACGAGGTCCGGCACCGCCATGGACAAGGCAGCTGCGGCAGCCGTCGGGGAGAAGACCAAGGAGCAGAGCAGCAACAGCGAGGCTGACAAGGACGTCAACGGCGGCAGGCGGAAGTCGCTCACCGCCGAGGAAAGGTGGCCGGAGCTGCCAGACCACAGCGCGTTCGACGAGGCCCTCGTCGCGTCGGTCATCGCCCCTGTCCTGGACGATGACGAGAACTGCAACAACAATGCCAAGCCGGTGGCGGTGCCGTCCCCAGCGAGCTGCTGCGACACAAGCCCGGCGGCGCTGAAGGAGAAGGTGGGGAAGAGGCTGAGGATCTTCCAGGACATCACCCAGACTCTCAACGCTCTCTGA